A window of Dehalogenimonas sp. WBC-2 genomic DNA:
CAACCATTGATAAAGATATTATATCTATAATTCTCCATGTTACATCATATTTTAACATTTTTCGCCTGATTACTAATTTTTAAATGGAATATGACTTCAGTTTAGCATGCTGCAAAATGAGCACGGCCACCGATTCTGCTATAATCACCCGATGCTAGTGTTAGGTATCGAAAGTTCCTGCGATGAGACCGCCGCCGCCGTCGTTGAAAACGGCGTATTGATAAGGTCTAATGAGATATCATCACAAGTGGACATCCACGCCCGTTACGGCGGCGTTGTCCCGGAGGTAGCTTCACGGCAGCATCTTTTATCATTGGCGCCGCTGCTGGATAAATGCCTGGCTAAAGCGTCGCTAACTCTCAGCAGCCTTGATGCCGTGGCGGTAACCTGCGGCCCTGGTCTGGCGGGTTCGCTGCTGGTGGGCGTCAATTTCGCCAAGTCGCTGGCGATGGCCGCCGGCAAGCCTCTCATCGGTATCAATCATCTGGAAGGTCACATCTACGCCAACTGGCTCACCGGTGAAACACCGCAGTTCCCGGTACTGGCGCTCATTGTCTCCGGCGGCCATACTGACCTGGTATATATGAAGGGTCACACAGATTATGACATTATAGGCCGCACCCGCGATGACGCCGCCGGTGAAGCCTTTGACAAGGCTGCAAGATTATTGAACCTCGGCTACCCCGGCGGTCCGGCGGTGGAACAGGCGGCAAAAACAGGCAAGCCGACACTGAAGCTGCCGCGCACCATCATCCGCAACAGCCATGACTTCAGTTTCTCAGGTCTCAAAACAGCATTATACAAACTTGTCGAGACTGGACAGGTAACGTCTGCCAATGACGCCGCCGCCAGCTTTCAGGAAGCGGTAGTTAAAGTCCTGGTAACACGGACTATCGCCACTGCGGAGGAATACGGCGTCAATCAGATACTGCTGGCCGGCGGCGTGGCTGCCAACAGTCGTCTCCGCGAGCGCATGCGCCAGGATTCACCCATACCGGTACTTATCCCGCCGTTATCACTCTGCACCGACAACGCCGCCATTATCGCCAGTTGCGGTTACTTCCATCTGACCCGCGGCGAGCGTTCCGGCCTGGATCTGGACGTCTTCCCTTCCATGCCTTTTGCTTCCACCGCCTGACCGGAGCAGGGCAACCGTAACGGCCCGGCCTGCCACGTCTTGGTTTGACCCTTTCTCCCTTTTCCAAAGGGAGATTAAGAGGGATTCGATCTCGCCGCCGCCAGACAGTCCCCGTCCTGCTTGTTCCGAGTTAGCACTCGGGAGCTTGTCGAAGGGATTTAGACATTAGATATTAGTGCTTCACACTCCTGATAGCGGTTTTGTCCGCCGCCGCAAACAGGGTACAATCAAACAAGAGGAATATTAATGTATCGTAAAACCATTTTGCCCAACGGCCTGCGGCTGTTAACCCAGGAAATGCCCCGCACCAAATCGGTATCCATCTGTATCTTCGCCGGTACAGGTTCGCGCTATGAGCCGGAGCGCATTGGCGGTGTGTCGCATTTTATTGAACATCTGCTCTTTAGGGGCACTGAGCGTCGGCCTGCCTCTCGCGATATTTCAGAGGCCATTGAGGGTGTCGGCGGCATCCTGAACGGCGGCACCGACCGGGAGGCGACCGTTTACTGGGCTAAGGCCGCCAGCAGCCACTTCATGTCCACCCTGGACACGTTGTGTGATATGATGCTCAATTCTCGCTTCGATCCGGCCGATTTAGAAAAAGAACGCCAGGTCATCGTGGAAGAGATCCACATGACCGAAGACCAGCCGGATCAAAAGGCTTGTCAGCTTATCGATACCATCCTCTGGCCGGGACACCCGCTAGGGCGCGATATCGCCGGCACTGAAGCCACTGTCAACGCCACCACCAGAGATGACATCCTGAACTACATGGCCGAACATTATCGCCCTGATAATATCGTTATTTCCGTCGCCGGCGGTCTGTCGCATGAGTCGATAATCGAGGCAGTCTCCGGCCAGTTGGGCGGCTGGTCCGCCAGGCGGCAGTCTTCTAACCGCATGGAACCATTCCGGTCACAACAGGGGCCGCGGATTGTAATCGAGCCCAGAGCAATTGAGCAGGATCATTTCCTGCTGGCCATGCCGGCGCTGTCGCTGACTGACTCCCGGCGATACACTGAAAGTCTGCTGAACGTTATTCTGGGAGAAGGCATGAGTTCCCGTCTTTTCACCGAGATCCGTGACCGGCTGGGACTGGCCTATGCCATTCAAAGTTATACTGATTTTCTTCTGGACACCGGTTCCTTGACCGTCGCCGCCAGCGTTGACCCGGATAACCTGCTCCAGGCAGTCACCGCGGTGATGGCAGAACTGGAACTGCTAAAATCCACCCTGACCCCACATGAACTGGTCAAGGCTAAGGAACTATCCAAAGGGCGCATGGCGTTAAGGTTGGAGGATTCCAGACATGTCGCCAGTTGGAACGGCGGTCAGGAAATCATGACCGGTGAAGTCCTGACGCCTGATGAGGTTATCAGCCGGATAGAAGCCGTCACCCTTGATGACTTAAAGTCCCTGGCGAGTGAACTCATCCAAGTAGAAAAATTCCGTTTGTCTATCGTAGGACCTGTTACCGACGAAAAACCGTTCCACGATCTACTTCAGACAACGGCAATAATTCGGGCATAATGACGGCAGAGGTCTATTAAAAGGCGATGTGTAATAAATGTCGAGTTGGCGACCGTTTTACACCAACCCCCATTCACGATAACCCTGCTGCAATAGCGCCAGATATTCCGCAGCCGGTTTGCCCTCTGCTGACTGATGCGCCGGGGCGTAAGTGAAACAGGCCAGCGATTCACCAGTTTCAGTATTTACCGTGACATTTTGCTTGATGCACTGGGCGGGAAAACCTTCAGCGACATCCAGC
This region includes:
- the tsaD gene encoding tRNA threonylcarbamoyladenosine modification protein TsaD (YgjD/Kae1/Qri7 family, required for threonylcarbamoyladenosine (t(6)A) formation in tRNA), encoding MLQNEHGHRFCYNHPMLVLGIESSCDETAAAVVENGVLIRSNEISSQVDIHARYGGVVPEVASRQHLLSLAPLLDKCLAKASLTLSSLDAVAVTCGPGLAGSLLVGVNFAKSLAMAAGKPLIGINHLEGHIYANWLTGETPQFPVLALIVSGGHTDLVYMKGHTDYDIIGRTRDDAAGEAFDKAARLLNLGYPGGPAVEQAAKTGKPTLKLPRTIIRNSHDFSFSGLKTALYKLVETGQVTSANDAAASFQEAVVKVLVTRTIATAEEYGVNQILLAGGVAANSRLRERMRQDSPIPVLIPPLSLCTDNAAIIASCGYFHLTRGERSGLDLDVFPSMPFASTA
- a CDS encoding peptidase M16 family, which encodes MYRKTILPNGLRLLTQEMPRTKSVSICIFAGTGSRYEPERIGGVSHFIEHLLFRGTERRPASRDISEAIEGVGGILNGGTDREATVYWAKAASSHFMSTLDTLCDMMLNSRFDPADLEKERQVIVEEIHMTEDQPDQKACQLIDTILWPGHPLGRDIAGTEATVNATTRDDILNYMAEHYRPDNIVISVAGGLSHESIIEAVSGQLGGWSARRQSSNRMEPFRSQQGPRIVIEPRAIEQDHFLLAMPALSLTDSRRYTESLLNVILGEGMSSRLFTEIRDRLGLAYAIQSYTDFLLDTGSLTVAASVDPDNLLQAVTAVMAELELLKSTLTPHELVKAKELSKGRMALRLEDSRHVASWNGGQEIMTGEVLTPDEVISRIEAVTLDDLKSLASELIQVEKFRLSIVGPVTDEKPFHDLLQTTAIIRA